The Primulina eburnea isolate SZY01 chromosome 18, ASM2296580v1, whole genome shotgun sequence genome segment TTCACTACCAACAATCTTGTCATAGGAATGGAAACCAAGAAACATGGAGGAAAAAGTAGAAATTAAACAATGAAatcagaaaagaaaaaaaaaagttatgtTTTCACAAGAAGAGATCCCCTCCATGACGAATTCAAATATAAGACGGAAATCAAAGGGAAAATCATGGCGGGTAAATGGAAAACAATAAGAAAGAAAAGTGAGAGGATCTTACAAGCTCCCCGGAGTTGAGAACTCTGAAATTGAGGAAGTACGCAACGTCGAACCTAAGAAACAGGGAAAGGATGCTGTGTCAAGTTGCCATAATGATGTAACAAAGTCgcaaaataacaaaaattaagGTCTACAAATCATACAAAAACCAGCAAGACAATACTTTAACGATGCTGAGTTGTTTAAAGGAATATTAaaagatcagaggaggattaaGCAGAATCGGATTTAATTAAATGGATGCTCACCAAGCATAATCCTTTGCTGATCTAGCTTCAAACATCAAGTTCGGTAGCTCCACAGCTGCTTCACTGATAGAAATTGTCGATACTGGCAAGAAATTGCATAAGCTATTATAGCCCAAGCAATCACATGTGAACTATTGACATGCACGACACTGACACTAAATAACATCCATTTCTTATATTAACAGAACACTTGAAATGAAAAAATTAACCAAATACTGTTAAAAAATACTCGATTTGCTAACACTTCACCTTGTACATCTTCCAGCTCTGGATGTAACGAATCATATTAAAtgacttcttctttttttcattTCTACAATCACAAACCATATATTTTGCAGTAAAAGAAGGCGACCTTTACCTCTTCTTTTAACTGGTAAAGCCCTAGGAGAAGCCAAAGTTTTATCCGGAGAAAAGGACGGAGTAGCTTTAACTGCCAAAGTACTCTGTTTATCTCGAAACCAGCTTCGCACCTGAATATAAGAATATTAACAGCCTGAGCAAAAACGATTAGATATTATAACAACAAAAATGATAAACAAAGAGTTTAGAACAAACACCTGCTCCCATTTTACTGGAAATTTTTCTGAACGGTAAACTGAATGACTGCATAAAACGAACAACGCCATACAGTTGTTAGGATGAATTGGAGTGCAAGAAAAACTTCTAAACCAAAAGACCTAACTAAAAATGTCCAGGGCATACATGTGAACCATCCAGAATAAAATAGACATTACGGAAGAATAAAGCATACCTAAATTTGGTGGCAAGCTCTTGGCAGAAACTTTGACTGATAAATTTGTCACACATTTCTTTAAATAAGTTCTCCATTTCCATGATCtatttcaagaaaatgaaaAGCCGTCATCATTGAGAAACTTCAACAACAAGAAACAAATATTTGATATGTGAAGGGTGCCAGTGTTTTAAGGGGGGATGCAGTAGGAGGTGAGCAAGTCAGGAACACCTTtctcaaataaaaaaatcaaatttcttgTGCAATTATGTAAACTCCAGATTATATTTAACGTCCACCTCAATTAAAGTATTCGATCGACAACTGATTGATTTCCAGTATCATTGTAAAAATTATTCGGATTCAGGCACATAAAACAAAAATGCAGGACATttatttcacaaaaaaaaatccCGAAAAACCAGATAATCATAAACCACAAAAACACATCAAAAACTATTTCATACAGGCAATTAGGCGTTGAAGTAGTTTGTTAACATTTCACAGCAATAAAAAACTATTACTTGAAGTGACTATAACATGGTAAGAGATTAAAACTGAAAATTCACCAATAATTTATCCACGCCAAAACCGAGTAAAGNNNNNNNNNNNNNNNNNNNNNNNNNNNNNNNNNNNNNNNNNNNNNNNNNNNNNNNNNNNNNNNNNNNNNNNNNNNNNNNNNNNNNNNNNNNNNNNNNNNNGACAACAAATTTGCAAACATTGAACTTCATCCATGACCAAAAGGTCAATTTTTTGTTCCTCAAACCTACGTATCAAAGATCGAAGAAGGATAAAAATTAATGCTAAAAAAGAAGTGTATGGCTTGTAATAATCAATAAGAAACACAAAAGCAAAGAGCCATACATCAAATTACAAAGCTGAAAATGCAAAACTTCGCCATCGTGATAAACTTcaccaaaaacaaaaattccTAACTTTATTCGTATGATCCTGAAATGTTACacaagtaaataacacaggagCTACAAAAAACAAAACTGACAGCTTACTAAGCCAAGTGAAAATCAACCGACCTTCAAATTCCTCCCCAATTGCACCCACGATAACCACGACGACGATTACTTGAAGACGATATACCAAAAGCATAAGTAAATCTAAATCAAATGAATACCATTTACTTAGAGCATATGACTCAAGTCCTCACAATTAGTATGATAACCAGGCcacaagtttttgttttaatAGAAGGTTTCAGTGTGGAAAAAGTTCAGGAGTTGCTTCTATTCAAACAACAAATGAGCAAAAATTGACTGTCATTCATGACCAAAATGTCAATTTTTTGTTCATTAAACTTCAAAATCGTATATTTGAGAAGgaaaaaattaatgataaaaaCAAATGTACGGGACTTGATGATATATAAAAAACGATCATGAGCAAACaactatatataaaattaaaagaagaaaatgtaACACCTTCAGAGTCGAGATAAAATTCAGCAAGAGAGACATTACCTAATTTTCTTTCTCATATGATCCTGAAATGTTACAcaagtaaataactcaataacTATAAAGATAGGTGAGAATCAACTGAACTTCAAATCTTGCCAAGAGGACGAAGAAAAAACACTACAACAAATGTCTACCATTTACTTACAGCATATTTCGAGTCCAAATAATTAGTATAATCAAATAGGCCATAAGTTCATGTTTCAATAGAAAGTCTCAGTGCCGGAAAAAAGTTCAGAAGTTGCTATTGATTCAGACAACAAATTTGCAAACATTGAACTTCATCCATGATCAAATGCTCAATTTTTTGTTCCTCAAACCTCCATATAAAAGGCTGAAGAAGGAAAATATTAATGCTAAAAGGAAGTGTATGGCTTGTTATTATCAATAAAAAACACAAAAACAAAGAGCCATACATCAAATTACAAAGCTGAAAATGCAAAACTTCTCCATCGTGATAAACTTCAGCAAAACAGACATCCCTAGCTTTATTCATATGATCCTGAAATGTTACACAAGTAAATCACACAGGAGCTACAAAGACCAAAACCTACAGCTTACAAATCCAGGTGATAATCAACTAACCTTCATATTCTTCCCACATTGCACCCACGATAACCACCACGAAGATTACTTGAAGACAGTACACCAAAAGCATAAGTAAATCTACATCAAATGAATACCATTTACTTATAGCATATGACTCAAGTCCTAACAATTAGTATGATAACCAGGCCACAAGTTCTTGTTTTAATAGAAGGTTTCAGTGTGGAAAAAGTTCAGGAGTTGCTCCTATTCAGACAACAAATGTGCAACACTTGACACTGTGATTCATGACCAAAATGTCAATTTTTTGTTCATTAAacttcaaaaatcatatatttgagaagaaaaaaattaatgataataACAAATGTACGGGACGTAATGATTTATAACAAACGAACATGAGCAAACaactatatataaaattaaaagaagaaaatgtaACACCTTCAGAGTCGAGATAAAATTCAGCAGAACAGACATCCCTAGCTCTATTCATATGATCCTGAAATGTTACacaagtaaataacacaggagCTACAAAGACCAAAACTTACAGCTTACAAAGCCAGGTGATAATCAAATGATCTTCAAATTCTACCCCATTGCACACACGATAACCACTACGACGATTACTTGAAGACGGTACACCAAAAGCACAAGTAAATATACATCAAATGAATAAAATTTACTTATAGTATACGACCCAAGTACTCACAATTGGTATGATATTCAGGCCACAACTTCTTGTTTTAATAGAAGGTTTCAATGTGGCGAAAGTTCAGGAGTTGCTCCTATTCAGACAACAAATGTGCAAAACTTGACACTGTCATTCATGACCAAAATGTCAATTTTTTGTTCATTGAACTTCAAAATCATAAATATGAGAAgaaaaaattaatgataaaaaCAAATGTACGGAACTTAATGATATATAAAAAACGAACATGAGCAAACAACtatatagaaaattaaaagaagTAAATGTGACACCTTCAGAGTCGAGATAAAATTCAGTAGAACAGACATTCTCAGCTTTTTTTTCTCATATGATCCTGAAATGTTACAcaagtaaataacacaataactAAAAAGATAGATGATAATCAACTGACCTTCAAATCTTGCCAAAAGGACGAAGAAGAAACACTACAACAAATGTCTACCATTTAGTTACAGCATATTTCAAGTCCATATAATTAGTATAATCAACTAGGCCATAAAGTTCATGTTTGAATAGAAAGTTTCAGTGCCGAAAAAAAGTTCAGAAGTTGCTACTAATTCAGACAACATATTTGCAAACATTGAACTTCATTCATGACCAAAAGGTCCATTTCTTGTTCCTCAAACCTCCATATCAAAGATCGAAGAAGGAAAAAAGTAATGCTAAAAAGGAAGTATATGGCTTATAATGATCAGTAAAAAACACAAAAACAAAGAGTCATACATCAAATACAAAGCCGAAAAAGCAAAACTTTACCATCTTGAAAAACTTTAGCAAAACAGACATCCCTAGCTTTATTTATATGATCCTGAAATGTTACACAAGTAAATAACACATGAGCTACAAAGACCAAAACTTACAGCTTACAAAGCCAGGTGATAATCAACTGACCTTCAAATTCCTCCCCCATTGCACCCACGATAACCACCACGACGATACTTCAAGACGGTACACCAAAAGCATAAGTAAATCTATATCAAATGAATACCATTTACTTGTAGCATATGACTCAAGCCCTCACAATTAGTATGATAACCAGGCCACAAGTTCTTGTTTTAATAGAAGGTTTCAGTGTGGAAAAAGTTCAGGAGTTGCTCCTATTCAGACAACAAATGTGAAAAGTTGACCGTCATTCATGACCAAAATGTCAATTTTTTGTTCATtacttcaaaatcatatatttgagaaggaaaaaattaatgataaaaaCAAATGTACAGGACTTAATGATATATAAAAAACGAACATTAGCAACCAactataataaaattaaaagaagAAAATGCTGAAAAGATAGGTGATAATCAACTGACCTTCAAATCTTGCCAAGAGGACGAAGAAAAAACACTACAACAAATGTCTACCATTTGCTTCCAACATATTTCAAGTCCATATAATTAGTATAATCAACTAGGCCATAAGTTCTTGTTTGAATAAAAAGTTTTACTGTCGAAACAAAGTTCAGAAGTTGCTACTGATTCAGACAACAAATTTGCAAACAATGAACTTCATCCATGACCAAAAGGTAAATTTTTTGTTCCTCAAACCTCCATTTCAAAGATTGaagaaggaaaaaaattaaTGCTAAAAAGGAAGGGTATGGCTTATAATGATCAATAAGAAACACAAAAGCAAAGAGCCATACATCAAATTACAAAGCTGAAAATGCAAAACTTCGCCATCGTGATAAACTTCACCAAAACGAAAAATCCCCAACAATAATCACATGATCCTGAAATGTTACacaagtaaataacacaggagCTACAAAAAACAAAACTTACAGCTTACCAAGTCAGGTGATAATCAACTGACCTTCAAATTCCTCCCCAATTGCACCCACGATAACCACCACGACGATACTTGAAGACGGTACACCAAAAGCATATGTAAATCTATATCAAATGAATACCATTTACTTGTAGCATATGACTCAAGCCCTCACAATTAGTATGATAACCAGGCCACAAGTTCTTGTTTTAATAGAAGGTTTCAGTGTGGAAAAAGTTCAGGAGTTGCTCCTATTCAGACAACAAATGTGAAAAGTTGACCGTCATTCATGACCAAAATGTCAATTTTTTGTTCATtacttcaaaatcatatatttgagaaggaaaaaattaatgataaaaacaaatgtataaaaaaaaagaacatgAGCAAACAactttatataaaattaaaagaagAAAATGCTGAAAAGATAGGGGATAATCAACTGACCTTCAAATCTTGCCAAGAGGACGAAGAAAAAACACTACAACAAATGTCTACCATTTGCTTCCAACATATTTCAAGTCCATATAATTAGTATAATCAATTAGGCCATAAGTTCTTGTTTGAATAAAAAGTTTCAGTGTTGAAACAAAGTTCAGAAGTTGCTACTGATTCAGACAACAAATTTGCAAGCATTGAACTTCATCCATGACCAAAAGGTAAATTTTTTGTTCCTCAAACCTCCATTTCAAAGATTGaagaaggaaaaaaattaaTGCTGAAAAGGAAGTATATGGCTTGTAATGATCAATAAGAAACACAAAAGCAAAAAGCCATACATCAAATTACAAAGCTGAAAATGCAAAACTTCGCCATCGTGATAAACTTCAGCAAAACGAAAAATCCCGAACTATAATCACATGATCCTGAAATGTTACacaagtaaataacacaggagCTACAAAAAACAAAACTTACAGCTTACAAAGTCAGGTGATAATCAACTGACCTTCAAATTCCTCCCCAATTACACCCACGATAACCACCACGACGATTACTTGAAGACGATACACCAAAAGTTTAAGTAAATCTAAATCAAATGAATACCATTTACTTAGAGCATATGACTCAAGTCCTCACAATTAGTATGATAACCAGGCcacaagtttttgttttaatAGAAGGTTTCAGTGTGGAAAAAGTTCAGGAGTTGCTTCTATTCATCAAACAACAAATGTGCAAAAGTTGACTGTCATTCATGACCAAAATGTCAATTTTTTGTTCTTTAaacttcaaaatcatatatttgagaaggaaaaaattaatgataaaaaCAAATGTACAGGACTTAATGATATATAAAAAACGAACATGAGCAAACAActgtatataaaattaaaagaagaaaatgtaACACCTTCAGAGTCGAGATAAAATTCAGCAGGACAGACATTACCTGCTTTTCATTCCCAAATTACAAAGCTGAAAATGCAAAACTTCTCCATCAAGATAAACTTCAGCAAAAACAGACGTCCCTAGCTTTATTCATATGATCCTGAAATGTTACACAAGTAAATCACACAGGAGCAACAAAGACCAAAACCTACAGCTTTCAAATCCAGGATATAATCAACTAACCTTCAAATTACTCCCACATTGCCACCCACGATAACCACCGGGACGATTACTTGAAGACAGTACACCAAAAGCATAAGTAAATCTACATCAAATGAATACCATTTACTTGTAGCATATGACTCAAGTCCTCACAATTAGTATGATAACCATGCAACAAGTTCTTGTTTTAATAGAAGGTTTCAGTGAGGAAAAAGTTCAAGAATTGCTCCAATTCAGACAACAACTGTGCAAAAGTTGACACTGTCATTCATGACCAAAATGTCAATTTTTTGTTCATTAaacttcaaaatcatatattttgagaagaaaaaaattaatgataataACAAATGTACGTCACGTAATGATTTATAAAAAACGAACATGAGCAAACaactatatataaaattaaaagaagaaaatgtaACACCTTCAGAGTCGAGATAAAATTCAGCAGAACAGACATCCCTAGCTCTATTCATATGATCCTGAAATGTTACacaagtaaataacacaggagCTACAAACACCAAAACTTACAGCTTACAATGCCAGGTGATAATCAACTGATCTTTAAATTCCTCCCCCTTTGCACCCACGATAACCACCACGACGATTACTTGAAGACTGTA includes the following:
- the LOC140819601 gene encoding protein SAWADEE HOMEODOMAIN HOMOLOG 1-like, which produces MEMENLFKEMCDKFISQSFCQELATKFSHSVYRSEKFPVKWEQVRSWFRDKQSTLAVKATPSFSPDKTLASPRALPVKRRVSTISISEAAVELPNLMFEARSAKDYAWFDVAYFLNFRVLNSGELMVRVRFAGFDREEDEWVSADRAIRERSIPLVPTECDNVNVGDQVLCYRVNEYHALYVDAHVTGIEKRSHDESCCTCVFNVRYEYDNVEEKVGCNNLCRRPTQSSSKEIKASGFSILS